GCGGAGATCTCGCAGAGATCACAGGAAGTTACGTTTCGAAAACTTATTTCCCAAGACTCTCTTATCTCGTTTAAAATTCGAGAGGATAAAATGCATGACGTTTTTATTTTCTAAACAAACTACTTCTTGTTTTAAATAAAATTGCATGTCGTCTTTTCCCGAATTAAATGGTAAAACGTTGAGTTTAACTTGGTACAAAAAAGATATTCTTATTGGGCTAGAGGTCCTCCACCAAAACCCAAGACCCAAGCGCGTGTCGCCGACCCAAGACCCAAACCCACGCCGCCACCGCGGCGACGCGCGCGTGGAGAGCCTTTTCTTCTTCCAAGCTGTTTAACTAGAGTTATGTGTGATACCTTATATATACCACTCAAACTCAGCTTGTTTACCCGATGTGGGACTTTGTATCATTTAGACACTTAGCCAAATTTGCAGGGTTTTGATAACACTAAGTTACCAACTTCATCACTTCATTTCTCATTCAATTCTAATCAGTTTTTGACATATGAATATACTAGATTATAGTACTCATAACAAGCTACATAATGAGATATTATTCCGGCGATGTCAACCACCGGTTTAGCCGGAAAAGTCGCCGGAAAACTCGAAAGTGTCAGCATTGTCATTTGTCAAAAAACAGGTTCCAACACCACTGTCATAACCTGCGATGCCGGCTCCCAATGCCGTCTCGTCACCTCCATTTCCTTCACAAACTGCTCCTCCTCTCTCTCCATCTCCTCCACAACATTCAGAGCTCTCTCCACGTCTCTCGTCTCCCTCTCTTTCTTCAACTGTCCTTCTCTCTGCCCACCACATCTCGTCCCTGATTCACACCACTCCTCCGCGGCCGCAACGGCCTCTCAAAAACGTAATGCGTTTCTTTGTTATTATATTTTTTAGACTTCGTTTATAAGTTGTTAATCATATAACAAAGTTTACGTTTAATATAGTTTCTTTAGCAAATTGACATTGAACTAACTAATTTTCCAATTGATTCTAATCATGCCACATCAGCGAAATTGTGTTCTAATTAAGAACCACATCAGTAAGCTTAATTTGTAAATATTACAAAATATAAGGTTACTATTTTTTAAATGATTCTCAATTAATATATAGGGGATTAATAGACGCTTAACAATAAGAGCACCGAATCGAGCCATAGGACTGATTGGCCATCCTATGCTCTAGAGAAAAGTACGCCTCCATTCGCAAATGCCCTCGAACGAGAGAGTGATATCTCCAGAGAACTTGTCAAGGTTTCTTCTTACTATAGCTATGCGATCACGTGTAGCCTTGAAACCATGAGCCTTATTTTTATTTGGGCAGTACTTGTACTTGATGTAGAAAATTGCATTTCTGGCATTGAGTCTCTCGTTTGGCACAACCATGTTCTCGTCGCTACTATACACGGCTACTTTAGTAATGACCAACTTCGACAGATCAAGCTGCAAAGAAAAAAAAGAAAGATGTGATTATTAACAATAGAGACCCGAGTAACACTGGAAAAAAGAAAATAGAAGAGGTTACTACATTTGGAAGGCTCATATTTGCAGTGAAGAATGCAAGCTCCAAGTATAAACGAATCCAGTCATTTTTTCGAAGCTCTGATTTCTTCACCTGCCAAAAGAAAACACATCACTTACAACACTGGACTACTACTAGTGTGAAAAAACAATAGTGAGCTTTAGTTTACCACGTAATAATGCTTTTTACCATCGAAAGCATTATCTCCCGGCCACTCAGGCAATGCACTTTTGTCTTCAGGTTCAGATTTAGTGAGTGGACTATAAGCTTGATCGTCTACACACAGAGATAACGTCACATTACATTGTAGAGGATCAAGAGGGAGTAACTAAGATATATTTATTTATTAGTGGAATTAGTTTTTATTCCAGTTAAAAAACAACTTTTATTCATTATGTGAAAAAAATGTAAAATGTAATGCAGCAAAACAACAGTGTTACCATGTGGTCCAGGCTTAGGTCTAGCAATAGAACAAGTCAACCTCTTAACGTGAAAGCCTTCTTCATAAAATTTGGACTGAAAAGTTACAAGGGAACCGCCGGCAGCTGGATCCTTTGCAACTGCGGTTACATAGTGAATGGAATAAGGTACTTTACGGTACACATTGTACTTCTCTATGCCATGCAGCTGCAAGTTAGTCCCCTGAGAAGAATAGAATTTGAAAGTATTTATTAGATTGCAAGATCAAGAAACAAATACAAGAGAGAAGAATAAGTTTTAAATTTTTTCACCTGGATCATATTGTACTTATGGATCCCCAACCTAGCATATAGGACGATGTCCTCGGGGGCGGGTTTATCCTTTGTGATCTCCGAAGCCCATAAATTACAACAGCCTGGTTTTGTTTTCATCAAATGCTCGATATCGAACCCCTAACCACACACACACAAAGCGAGACGAATATTAGGGTATAATAATATATGTTCTGTGGATCGATTCATTACAAAACCAAAGAAGATGAAAGACTTACACCACATTGTCTCACTTTCATCATAAACTCATGCTCCATCTTGTACCCCTCACGCATTTTCGCCGAGGAATCTCCCTTTTTTTTTTTACTTTGATCGACGGAAATAAGCGGCGGCTACTTTTAATAGATAGATTAGGTTTCCTCTCGTGATACCTCAATTTATTGGGCCTATAATAAAGAGTTGTTTCCAGGGATTTCCATATCATACACTCTTGCAGACTCTAAACTCTTACTCAATCGGAAAAAACTCTTCCGTAGCCACTGTATTACGAAAAGATCCTTGCCCAAGTCTGAGCAACAACAGCTTTAGCTCCGGCTGTGCTTCTAGAGAGACATGAGCATGTTCACGTGACAATCTGCAACTGCAACTGTAAAAAATCTCAGCTATTGTTATCTTACACATTATTTATTCCACTTTTCACCATCAGCTTGGTCTGATCTGCTTCATCCACCTCTCAGAACACATCCATGTTGGTTCTAGCTGCAGCTAAATGATAAAAACCGCAGGTAAGTTGATACGAAAGCGAGCTCAGTCGTTAACACTTACTTTGGTACGTGTTTCACATAAAAGACAAACAAATAGTAAGACATACCCAATGGAAACAGCTAGGCAGATCAGAATCTTTTTTTGTGTCTTAGAAATAAAAGGTCGTTTTTGTAAAACCTATACAGTCTTTGGTACGTATTGGATTATCTATGTATATGTGAAATAATCTACACTATTAGCTATTTTGTTTAGATTTAGCTTGTGTGGTTAAACTTTATGAAATAGTTTTTTCTTATTATATTATTGGATTGATTCTGTATTGTGCTTTAATTTCTTTGGATTTGGAACTCTACAGATGTTTCCATTCTTGTTTAACAATTAACAATTCACTGTGGGAAAGGCTTTCTCTTTATATTTATAATAACCAGATTCCTCCTGTGGGTTCATACACTGGCATGCTAAATATGTATACCTTTGACTGCAAGCAGCTGACTGACTATTAATCTACCAAACAGTCAGGAATTAGTATGTAGATGAACTATATGGCCTATATAGCTAATTGTTTTCTTCTTGCACACAAAACCAACCAGTTGATCATAATTCTGATTTCCAACTATTGGCTTTTCTTTTCTATCTAAGGTAGAAACTCTATAAATTAATACTCGATAAACTAATAAATATTATAAATTAATAAATTCTCTGGTCCCGGGTTGGATCCTAGTTCAAAATATGATACGATAAACTAAAAATATAACAATAATTTAGAAAATCGTATGTAAATATATGGTCTCATTAAAATCATAAATTAATATTTTTTATATATACATTTTTAATAAGTACAAACAAACAATTGTATTATTTACTTTATTTCACAATAGAATTATATTTATATTTTTTTAATATTTTAATATATTTTGCTAATATTTAGCAAAATATATCTAGACCACATTTAAATTTTATAAAACATATTTCTATACACTAAAAATACAATAGTTAGTAGTTAGGAGTACAAGATGTTGGAGTTTTCTATACACTAAATTTCAGGCTTGTTGGAGTTTCCTAGTGAGGTTCAGTTCCAAGAACCCAACGAGATTGAAGACTTGTACAAGATGTTGTTGCACTACTGAACCGGAGTACATCAATATTAGTACGGGTTTTTTTTTGACAACAATAATTAAACTATAATAAAGGGTCCACCGGTTCGGAAAATCAAACCGGTGGTATTGAATCAACATAGAACACATCTGTAGGGGAACTCCGAGCACCTCATGCAAGCTTGTCCGCCACTAAATTAGTTGCTCTCGGTATATGTCGAATCTTGAAGGAAGGAAAGAAACTCTTACTGCATCGAAACTCTTCCAAGTGTGTAGCAAAATCTGGCCATTCGTCAGGTGAGGACACCATTTGTTGCAAAAACTACGTCTGAATAGTCAAGGGTCTTCATGCACTCCATAGCCCATATCAAGGCTTCACATTCTGCATGTAAAGCTGATAAGCTTTTTCGGAGATTCATCGCCCCCATCATCTTCTCTTCTGATCCCACGTTTCTACAAAACCATCCCTGGCCCGAGAATTTATCATTCTCTTTCCACGCCCCATCTATTAGACAAACATTAGTACAGTAAGTAACAACAATTAGACACATTAAATCAACTTTTTTTGTTGGGGCAAATATATTATAGATTAAAAGGATCAAATATACTATTTATAAAATTTTAATTTAGAATATTAGGTATTCTTTAGTTCTATAATTATAAAATATACACTTTTATATAAAATAATTAAAATGATTTTGAATTATCTAATTAGAATGAAAAAGGTTTATTTTCTACTATATTTTTTTAACAATAAAATAAATTATCTTACAAAGTATAAGTTAAATTCTAACAAGTGGTAAGATATTTAAAATTATTATTTTTAAATGAGTTTATAAATTCTTTGAAATTAAGAGATATAAATAGCAAGTTAATAAATTGGGGAAACTAAATTGATTGCTAGGAAAATGATTTTATGAAAAAACTTCTCTCTCTCCTCTCTTCTAGAGAGAGGAAATACTCTCTATCTTCCTTCTTAACCATAATAGATCTTTCATAAGGAATAGAGAAAAGGAGAGAGATTTTGTCTTTTTGATGTGTATATTTTCGATCCTAGATCGAATGTAAACTTTCGCTAGGCGAATCAGTTTTCGTTAGGCGAGTATTTTTGTTGTGTTTTCAAACCAATCGGATACTGTTCTTATGTTTTCTATCTTCTTCTCCGATTTCTGGTTTGATGTAATAAAGCTCTGATCTTATGATCGGAATCAAGTTTTGTTTCTCTCCTCTTGTTTTATTCTTATTCTGTTTGGTCTAGGAAGTCTCAGTGCTCTTATCGCTAGTCATGCTATGTCTCTTCATCAAACGGGAATCAATCTTCGCTTCAGACTTAAGTGAAGTCTCCTTACTGGTGAAAGACAAAGGTTACTATGAAGTAATTGGAGTTAGTGCAGATTCAGATAAACTGGAGTTTCTTCAGGAAGCGTTTTGGTAAGGCTCTGCAACTTCCTCTACTAAAGCTTCTCACGGGATTTCACATATGGCGGTGTGAATACGAGGTTCTCTAGAACGACGGCGATAAAGAGAAGAAGAAACATGCAAGCAGAAAGATCTGATTGGGAGAGAGGCCAGTGGTTCTTAGTCCGACATGCAGCCGGCGGTGGCATCGGTGTCATCTTTTCCTGATTCCAGAAAATTCGAAGCCTTCATTACCGACATGTGTGCTCTACATGCAGAATGTCCTTACCTTTAGTAGCTGGGCTTGTAAAAAAGGGGTTTGAGCTTCGTTTGGTTTTACTCTTTTGTAATAGGAATGAGTTTTATTATGCTTGTAAATTGGCCTCTGGCTATCATGCTTAATGAAAGCAACAGTTGACAAAAAAAGGAAAATGATTTTTATAGGGCCCACATCAAAGAGGATAAAAACCTGTTTAATCACCTGTGAGATTTTACCAGGTACACCTAAAACCATGACATCACCTAGCTTACATTTGTCAACCTGAACAAAAATTATATAAAATCAACTGCTGGCACGTGACCCCGTAAGCTTGAGTAGTCTAGTAAATAGATGATGGATCTGGATATCCAGAAAATTTAAGGTATCCAGATACATAGATTTAGTGTCAGAATTTGAATTCGTGGCTTCCGTCGTATATCTATCTAGATATTGTATTACCGTATGTATCCGGATCCACCGTATTACTGCATGTATCCGGATCCAAATCTAGAATTGTAAAAAATAATTAAAGAAAAATAAAAATAAAAATATTTTTTAAAAATACTAAAATTCTTAAAATAATACATAAATTAAATATTTATACAAGATTTATAAATATATATATATATATATATGTATATAATATTAAGAAATTAAAATATATATTATAAACTAGTTTTATGTATAAATATTAATATATTATTAATAAAATTAAAAATTTAACCATTTAAAAACATATCCCAATACCAGATTTATAAATTAAGCTATCCAGATCTAGATTTGATTTTGACGGATACGAGATTTAACTATTCGGATCCAGATTTTGACTTCCCGGATATCGTATTTTTGAAGTGGATTTTGGATTGAATCCGGATCTCAGATAATAAGTTCCAGGCTAGTAGAACATTTCCATTGAATAATTTTATAGAGTAACTTAAGAATAAAAACTAAAAAAAAAAATCAAAAAGAAAGAGTGTTGTTAAGAGGTTTTTAGAACCCCAACCATGAGATTCTCTATTGCCATGAATAGCATTTTCAACAAAATTATAAATTTAATCATTAATTTATTATACATTAAACTATGAATAATTTATTAGTGAAAACTCAAATTAAGAATTGCTCTAACTTTTGGTTCCTTTGTAGTTACTCTTTTTCCTTTTTTTAACGCTGATTTATTATGATATTACAATTATGATATGAGAAATATTACATAGATGATTCGACAACCGACAATACTACATGTCTTATGAGGACCTACGTCTAACTGCATCACCTGAGTCATCCAATGAAAATCCACACCTGACCAGATTTACTTGCACCATGTTGAACATCCCTTGTAAGCCTTTCTTCCGTAGTTTGCATAATTGTTTAATAAATCGCCCTCTTCGGGACTTCAAACCTGAATTTATTGTAATCTGCAAGAAATTGCATAGTCTGGGATTCAAACCCTAAATCTGGGTGTAAAAACCTTTGAACCTTAACCACTAGGCTACGATGCCTCCACAATTACTCTTTTTCTAATGTTCCTCTATTAATTAATACATAAAGGATATTCATTCGCTATTTATTTGTTTATTGGATGTTGTATTTTAATGGATTTGAAAATCCGAAGTAAATTTAGTGTTATTGGTTCTATGATTTTCAAATTTGTATTAAAATCATGTGTTATTGGTTTAATGATTCATAAATTCTATATCAAATCAAGTGTTATTCAATCGTACGGATTTACTAATAAATTTGATTTTATAATGGATTTGAATGAATTTTTTTTTGAAACACACTTGCATTAAAAAAACCTTAACCGAAGTTAGGTGAGGCCATAATAGTGAGTTCAACATCCAGAACCTGTTTTGCTAAACAGTCTGCAACCGTATTTCTCTCACGGGAGATCCAGTTGAAAGTGATAGAATCAAAAGAAAAAGCAAGAGAGAGGTGTTATTGGT
This genomic interval from Brassica oleracea var. oleracea cultivar TO1000 chromosome C2, BOL, whole genome shotgun sequence contains the following:
- the LOC106324603 gene encoding UPF0725 protein At1g02770-like gives rise to the protein MVARSAEEKRGFAKQVWNSIPVLPAIDISGSLDLELKIIWSDLCSRKALPPTGVALGSLAPWILWHLWTARNNLIFNNRHLTSAEVVSKAIASAREWVTSQGVASRNLTPPIRPPPIATQGVCLIRTDAAWNETTKIAGLGWTIEESREVASYSRASRHVSPPLAAEGLALREARDRGISKIRCESDSAIVGDSSAKMREGYKMEHEFMMKVRQCGGFDIEHLMKTKPGCCNLWASEITKDKPAPEDIVLYARLGIHKYNMIQGTNLQLHGIEKYNVYRKVPYSIHYVTAVAKDPAAGGSLVTFQSKFYEEGFHVKRLTCSIARPKPGPHDDQAYSPLTKSEPEDKSALPEWPGDNAFDGKKHYYVVKKSELRKNDWIRLYLELAFFTANMSLPNLDLSKLVITKVAVYSSDENMVVPNERLNARNAIFYIKYKYCPNKNKAHGFKATRDRIAIVRRNLDKFSGDITLSFEGICEWRRTFL